The proteins below come from a single Miscanthus floridulus cultivar M001 chromosome 1, ASM1932011v1, whole genome shotgun sequence genomic window:
- the LOC136500847 gene encoding pyruvate decarboxylase 2-like, with translation MDTQIGSVNGSAAAASNLTVGCPASAPGCPMASTPAQPAATLSAGEASLGRHLARRLVQVGVNDVFAVPGDFNLTLLDHLIAEPGLRLVGCCNELNAGYAADGYARARGVGACAVTFTVGGLSVLNAIAGAYSENLPVICIAGGPNSNDYGTNRILHHTIGLPDFSQELRCFQTVTCHQAVVTNLDDAHEQIDTAIATALKESKPVYLSISCNLPGLPHPTFSRDPVPFFLAPRMSNKMGLEAAVEATVEFLNKAVKPVLVGGPKLRVAKAGKAFVDLVDASGYAYAVMPSAKGLVPETHPHFIGTYWGAVSTAFCAEIVESADAYLFAGPIFNDYSSVGYSFLLKKDKAIIVQPERVIVGNGPAFGCVMMKEYLSELTKRVKKNTTAYENYKRIFVPEGQPLESEPNEPLRVNVLFKHIQKMLTGDSAVIAETGDSWFNCQKLKLPEGCGYEFQMQYGSIGWSVGALLGYAQGANQKRVIACIGDGSFQVTAQDVSTMLRCEQNSIIFLINNGGYTIEVEIHDGPYNVIKNWNYTGFVDAIHNGEGKCWTSKVNCEEELTAAIETALGEKDCLCFIEVIAHKDDTSKELLEWGSRVSAANSRPPNPQ, from the exons ATGGACACCCAAATCGGATCCGTGAAcggatcggcggcggcggcgtcgaacCTCACGGTGGGCTGCCCGGCGTCGGCGCCGGGGTGCCCGATGGCGTCCACGCCGGCGCAGCCCGCGGCGACCCTGTCGGCGGGGGAGGCGTCGCTGGGGCGCCACCTCGCGCGCCGCCTCGTGCAGGTCGGCGTCAACGACGTCTTCGCGGTCCCCGGAGACTTCAACCTCACGCTGCTCGACCACCTGATCGCCGAGCCCGGGCTGCGCCTCGTCGGCTGCTGCAACGAGCTCAACGCCGGGTACGCGGCCGACGGGTACGCGCGCGCGCGCGGTGTCGGGGCCTGCGCCGTCACCTTCACCGTCGGGGGCCTCAGCGTGCTCAACGCCATCGCAGGCGCCTACAGCGAGAACCTGCCCGTCATCTGCATCGCCGGCGGGCCCAACTCCAACGACTACGGGACCAACCGCATCCTCCACCACACCATCGGCCTCCCCGACTTCTCGCAGGAGCTGCGCTGCTTCCAGACCGTCACCTGCCACCAG GCGGTGGTGACCAATCTGGACGACGCGCACGAGCAGATCGACACGGCCATTGCCACGGCACTGAAAGAGAGCAAACCGGTGTACCTCAGCATCAGCTGCAACCTCCCCGGGTTGCCTCACCCTACCTTTAGCCGCGACCCCGTGCCCTTCTTCCTTGCCCCCAG GATGAGCAACAAGATGGGGCTAGAGGCTGCAGTGGAGGCAACTGTTGAATTCCTGAACAAGGCGGTGAAGCCAGTGCTTGTCGGTGGCCCCAAACTGCGTGTGGCAAAGGCAGGAAAGGCATTTGTCGATCTGGTAGATGCCAGTGGCTATGCCTATGCAGTGATGCCATCGGCCAAGGGCCTTGTGCCAGAGACGCACCCTCACTTCATCGGCACCTACTGGGGCGCCGTCAGCACTGCCTTCTGTGCTGAGATTGTTGAGTCCGCAGATGCCTACCTCTTTGCTGGCCCCATTTTCAATGACTACAGCTCTGTTGGCTACTCATTCCTCCTCAAGAAGGACAAGGCCATCATCGTCCAGCCTGAGCGTGTGATAGTTGGGAATGGGCCAGCATTCGGatgtgtgatgatgaaggagtacTTGTCTGAATTGACTAAGAGGGTTAAGAAGAACACCACTGCCTATGAGAACTACAAGAGAATCTTTGTACCTGAGGGCCAGCCGCTGGAAAGCGAGCCGAATGAGCCACTGCGAGTCAATGTGCTCTTCAAGCACATCCAGAAGATGTTGACCGGTGATAGTGCCGTGATCGCTGAGACCGGTGACTCCTGGTTCAACTGCCAGAAGCTTAAGCTGCCAGAAGGCTGTGG ATATGAATTCCAAATGCAGTATGGTTCAATTGGATGGTCAGTGGGTGCATTGCTTGGCTATGCTCAGGGTGCGAACCAAAAGCGTGTGATTGCCTGCATTGGTGATGGGAGCTTCCAG GTTACAGCACAGGATGTGTCAACTATGCTGCGATGTGAGCAGAACAGCATAATCTTCCTGATCAACAATGGTGGGTACACTATTGAGGTGGAAATCCATGACGGACCATACAACGTCATCAAGAACTGGAACTACACTGGCTTTGTGGATGCCATCCACAATGGAGAGGGCAAGTGCTGGACCTCCAAG GTGAATTGCGAGGAGGAGCTGACGGCAGCTATTGAGACGGCGCTAGGGGAGAAGGACTGCCTGTGCTTCATCGAGGTGATCGCGCACAAGGACGACACCAGCAAAGAGCTGCTGGAATGGGGTTCCAGGGTTTCTGCTGCCAACTCCCGGCCACCGAATCCTCAGTAG